Proteins found in one Candidatus Methylomirabilota bacterium genomic segment:
- a CDS encoding dihydroorotate dehydrogenase electron transfer subunit, which produces MVQAEVQSLQRFHPDYFLQRFTSEPLSFQPGQFVMVKPSGSLDPFLPRAYSILRVRRPSGRKSGHMVEILYKEMGKGSTALSRLKPRDRVDLLGPLGNGYHVPPSLTTALLVGGGIGVPPVVALAERLAGSGFRVEGSGDGKTGRAASAKGLRRAPFGSEPQGRRQSSRRRPKGFGETSARSVEPLSRAVVGRRNLVAFVGGKTSDDVLCLTDLRKAGAKVHVATEDGSVGRRGLVVDLLEAHLRSQTSREGSTIYACGPHAMLHAVAQMAERFQVPCQVSLEADMACGFGACMGCVIPVKQSAISNQQSAEIGPVADSGQRTAYKLCCKDGPAFDAREIAW; this is translated from the coding sequence GTGGTGCAGGCTGAGGTGCAGTCCCTTCAGAGGTTCCACCCGGATTACTTCCTCCAGCGCTTTACCTCAGAGCCCCTCAGTTTTCAGCCCGGACAGTTCGTCATGGTGAAACCCTCGGGATCGCTCGACCCCTTTCTGCCAAGGGCCTACAGCATCCTGAGGGTCCGGCGCCCGAGCGGCAGAAAAAGCGGGCACATGGTGGAGATCTTGTACAAAGAGATGGGGAAGGGATCCACCGCCCTCTCCCGCCTTAAGCCGAGAGATCGGGTGGACCTCCTGGGCCCATTGGGGAATGGCTACCACGTGCCGCCGAGCCTCACCACGGCCCTGCTGGTCGGCGGAGGCATCGGGGTCCCTCCGGTGGTGGCCCTCGCCGAGCGCCTTGCAGGTTCGGGGTTCAGAGTTGAGGGTTCAGGAGATGGAAAGACTGGTCGGGCGGCATCGGCCAAAGGACTTCGGCGAGCTCCCTTCGGGTCTGAGCCTCAGGGTCGAAGACAGTCGAGCCGTCGTCGGCCAAAGGGCTTCGGCGAGACCTCGGCGAGATCGGTCGAGCCGCTCAGTCGAGCCGTCGTCGGTCGTCGGAATCTGGTGGCCTTCGTCGGAGGCAAGACCTCTGACGATGTCCTTTGTCTCACCGATCTTAGAAAGGCAGGGGCAAAGGTCCATGTCGCCACAGAAGATGGCAGCGTCGGCCGCCGGGGGCTCGTGGTCGATCTTCTGGAAGCGCATCTCCGATCACAGACCAGCCGAGAAGGATCGACGATCTATGCCTGCGGTCCGCACGCGATGCTCCATGCCGTCGCTCAGATGGCCGAGCGATTCCAGGTCCCCTGCCAGGTCTCTTTGGAGGCCGACATGGCTTGTGGCTTTGGGGCCTGCATGGGTTGCGTCATCCCGGTGAAGCAGTCAGCAATCAGCAATCAGCAGTCAGCGGAAATCGGACCGGTGGCGGACAGCGGACAGCGGACAGCTTACAAGCTCTGTTGTAAGGACGGGCCGGCCTTCGACGCCCGGGAGATTGCCTGGTGA
- the carB gene encoding carbamoyl-phosphate synthase large subunit: protein MPKRTDIQKILIIGSGPIIIGQACEFDYSGTQACKVLRQEGFEIVLVNSNPATIMTDPELAHRTYVEPLTVEILEKVIERERPEALLPTLGGQTGLNLAVALAESGILDTYEVELIGGTLEAIKKAEDRDLFREAMARIGLEVPKSGYAKSIEEADAIIERVGFPAIIRPSFTLGGTGGSIAYNRKEFQEHVQWGLNTSPVHQVLIEVSVIGWKEFELEVMRDRKDNVVIVCSIENVDPMGIHTGDSITVAPVQTLTDKEYQIMRDAAIAIIREIGVETGGSNIQFAVNPSDGRLVVIEMNPRVSRSSALASKATGFPIAKIAALLSVGYTLDEIKNDITQSTPASFEPTLDYCVVKIPRFAFEKFPGADETLTTQMKSVGEVMAIGRTFKEALQKAIRALEIDVYGLTSRVTGHGSRATEMNGESWRELIRERLRIPNWERVFYIAEAFRQLMDVQEIYELTQIDPWFLENIREIVDLEKEFVHERSKSLLRLLTPEKLRAAKEMGFADRRLAQLTGSDELTIRDARRKLGIQATFKMVDTCAAEFQAFTPYLYSTYERECEANPTTRKKTVILGSGPNRIGQGIEFDYCCVHAAFALKELGYEAIMVNCNPETVSTDYDTSDRLYFEPVTLEDVLNIVDREQPDGVIVQFGGQTPLKLAVPLERAGVRIWGTSSDAIDRAEDRERFRQLLIQLGLNQAPSGTAISASEAARIAKQIGYPVLVRPSYVLGGRAMEIVYDEASLLDYMERAVQASPGHPVLIDKFLEDAIEMDVDAIADGRRVVIGGIMEHIEEAGIHSGDSACSLPPRSVPDKILDEIREQTTALAVELQVVGLLNIQFAIKNSTVYVLEVNPRGSRTVPFVSKATGVPLAKLATKVMAGMTLDELGLTREPVLRHVAVKEAVLPFVKFPGVDAILGPEMKSTGEVMGIDRDFGRAFAKSQIAASGTLPLEGTVFLSVRDPDKPHLPPLGHAFAELGFHILATTGTAHCLQEAGIPAERVYKVTEGVRPHIVDRMKSGEIGLVVNTPEGRTSRLDSYSIRRTAVTQGIPCFTTMAAANAAVEGIRALKVEGLQVKALQEYNGGLGGAG from the coding sequence ATGCCTAAGCGTACGGACATTCAAAAGATTCTGATTATCGGTTCCGGACCAATTATCATCGGGCAGGCCTGCGAGTTCGACTACTCTGGGACGCAGGCGTGCAAGGTCCTGCGCCAGGAAGGCTTCGAGATCGTCCTGGTCAACTCGAATCCCGCTACCATCATGACCGATCCAGAGCTGGCCCACCGGACCTATGTCGAGCCGCTGACCGTGGAAATCTTGGAGAAGGTCATCGAGCGGGAGCGCCCGGAGGCCCTTCTCCCCACCCTCGGCGGGCAGACCGGGCTCAACCTCGCCGTAGCGTTAGCCGAAAGCGGCATCCTGGACACGTATGAGGTGGAGCTGATCGGGGGAACGCTCGAAGCCATTAAGAAAGCCGAGGACCGGGATCTGTTCAGGGAGGCCATGGCCAGGATCGGCCTCGAGGTTCCAAAGAGTGGGTATGCCAAGTCGATTGAGGAAGCCGATGCGATCATTGAACGGGTCGGCTTTCCCGCCATCATCCGCCCCTCCTTCACCCTGGGTGGGACCGGCGGCAGCATCGCTTACAACCGAAAGGAATTCCAAGAGCACGTCCAGTGGGGCTTGAACACGAGCCCAGTACACCAAGTCCTGATCGAGGTCTCGGTCATCGGGTGGAAAGAGTTCGAGCTCGAGGTGATGCGGGACAGAAAGGATAACGTAGTCATCGTCTGCTCCATCGAGAACGTGGACCCGATGGGAATCCACACCGGGGATTCCATCACCGTCGCACCCGTGCAAACCCTCACCGACAAGGAATACCAGATCATGCGGGACGCCGCGATCGCCATCATCCGGGAGATCGGGGTAGAGACCGGTGGGTCCAACATCCAATTCGCCGTCAACCCCTCCGATGGCCGACTGGTCGTGATCGAGATGAACCCCAGGGTTTCCCGCTCCTCCGCCCTCGCCAGTAAAGCGACCGGATTCCCCATCGCCAAGATTGCCGCCCTCCTCTCCGTTGGCTACACCTTGGACGAGATCAAAAACGACATCACGCAGTCCACCCCTGCCTCTTTCGAGCCCACGCTGGATTATTGTGTGGTGAAGATCCCTCGTTTTGCCTTTGAGAAATTCCCGGGGGCGGATGAAACGCTGACGACCCAGATGAAGTCGGTGGGCGAAGTGATGGCCATCGGCCGAACCTTCAAGGAAGCACTGCAGAAGGCCATCCGCGCTTTGGAGATCGACGTCTACGGCCTGACGAGCCGTGTCACGGGTCACGGTTCCAGGGCCACAGAGATGAACGGCGAGTCTTGGCGCGAGCTCATCCGAGAGCGGCTTCGCATCCCCAACTGGGAGCGGGTCTTTTACATCGCTGAGGCCTTCCGCCAGCTCATGGATGTTCAAGAGATCTACGAACTGACCCAAATCGACCCCTGGTTTCTGGAGAATATTCGGGAGATCGTCGATTTGGAGAAAGAGTTCGTACACGAGCGGTCCAAGAGCCTCCTCCGCCTCCTGACCCCCGAGAAATTGCGAGCCGCCAAGGAAATGGGTTTCGCCGACCGGAGGTTGGCCCAGCTGACCGGCTCTGACGAACTGACCATCCGGGACGCTCGGCGGAAGCTGGGGATCCAGGCCACCTTCAAGATGGTGGACACCTGTGCGGCCGAATTCCAGGCCTTCACCCCCTATCTCTATTCGACCTACGAGCGGGAGTGTGAAGCGAACCCGACGACCCGGAAGAAAACCGTGATCCTGGGATCCGGCCCCAACCGGATCGGCCAGGGAATCGAATTCGACTACTGTTGTGTCCACGCCGCCTTTGCCCTGAAGGAACTCGGTTACGAGGCCATCATGGTCAACTGCAACCCCGAAACGGTCTCCACCGACTACGACACCTCCGACCGGCTCTACTTCGAGCCCGTGACACTCGAGGATGTCTTGAACATCGTGGACCGAGAGCAGCCGGACGGCGTCATCGTTCAGTTCGGCGGCCAGACCCCACTGAAACTCGCCGTCCCCCTCGAGCGGGCCGGGGTCCGCATCTGGGGAACCTCGTCGGATGCCATTGACCGGGCAGAAGACCGGGAGCGGTTTCGACAGTTGCTCATCCAGCTAGGGCTCAACCAGGCCCCCAGCGGGACGGCCATCTCGGCCAGCGAGGCAGCCCGGATCGCCAAACAGATTGGCTATCCAGTCCTGGTCCGCCCTTCGTATGTCCTCGGGGGGCGGGCCATGGAGATCGTCTACGACGAGGCGAGCCTCCTCGATTATATGGAGCGGGCCGTCCAGGCCTCTCCCGGGCATCCCGTCCTGATCGACAAGTTTTTGGAAGATGCGATCGAGATGGACGTCGATGCCATCGCGGACGGGCGGCGGGTCGTGATCGGCGGAATTATGGAGCACATCGAAGAGGCGGGTATCCACTCGGGAGACTCGGCATGTTCCCTTCCGCCGCGGTCGGTGCCCGACAAGATTCTGGACGAGATCCGCGAGCAGACGACCGCCCTGGCGGTGGAGCTTCAGGTCGTGGGACTTCTCAACATCCAATTCGCTATCAAGAACTCCACGGTCTATGTCCTCGAGGTGAATCCCCGGGGCTCCCGAACGGTCCCCTTCGTCAGCAAGGCGACGGGGGTCCCCCTGGCCAAGCTCGCCACCAAGGTGATGGCTGGCATGACCTTAGATGAGCTGGGGCTCACCCGGGAACCGGTCCTGCGCCACGTGGCGGTGAAGGAAGCGGTTCTACCCTTCGTCAAGTTTCCAGGTGTCGATGCCATCCTGGGGCCGGAGATGAAGTCCACGGGCGAGGTCATGGGGATCGATCGGGACTTTGGTCGCGCCTTCGCAAAGTCCCAGATCGCGGCCAGCGGGACGCTGCCACTGGAGGGGACGGTCTTCTTGAGCGTTCGGGATCCGGACAAACCTCACCTTCCCCCGCTCGGCCATGCGTTTGCCGAACTCGGCTTTCACATCCTGGCCACTACCGGCACGGCCCACTGCCTTCAGGAGGCAGGGATCCCCGCCGAGCGCGTGTACAAGGTGACCGAGGGGGTTCGACCCCACATCGTGGACCGGATGAAGAGCGGCGAAATCGGCTTGGTGGTGAACACCCCAGAGGGGCGAACCTCCCGCCTTGACTCGTACTCCATCCGCCGAACCGCCGTCACCCAGGGGATCCCATGCTTTACGACCATGGCAGCGGCCAACGCGGCGGTAGAGGGGATTCGAGCCCTAAAGGTGGAAGGTCTCCAGGTAAAGGCGTTGCAGGAGTACAACGGGGGGCTGGGTGGTGCAGGCTGA